A window from Calliopsis andreniformis isolate RMS-2024a chromosome 5, iyCalAndr_principal, whole genome shotgun sequence encodes these proteins:
- the LOC143179999 gene encoding putative Golgi apparatus membrane protein-like protein CG5021 isoform X4: MFHLAFRIAAIVVYMMCGWFSNSFIASFVTVVLLLSMDFWTVKNITGRLMVGLRWWNYVDDNGNSHWVFESRKGVQQNRINVTEARIFWLALILCPLLWSVFFVGALFSLKFKWLLLVCIAIVLNGANLYGYVKCKMGNDRNISAATSEFLRKQVIQNVASMMTRSPPTNNPNNPPTNMI, from the exons ATGTTTCATTTAGCCTTcagaatagcagcaatagtagtTTATATGATGTGTGGGtggttttcaaatagttttataGCTAGTTTTGTAACTGTTGTATTACTTCTATCTATGGATTTCTGGACTGTTAAAAATATTActggaagactgatggttggccTCAGATGGTGGAATTATGTGGATGATAATGGAAACAGTCATTGGGTGTTTGAATCAAGAAAG GGTGTTCAACAGAACCGCATTAATGTAACAGAAGCTCGCATATTTTGGTTAGctttaatcctctgtccgcttTTGTGGTCAGTGTTCTTTGTAGGAGCTCTGTTTAGCTTAAAATTTAAGTGGTTACTACTTGTGTGTATTGCAATTGTTTTGAATGGTGCAAATCTGTATGGATATGTGAAATGCAAAATGGGAAATGATAGAAACATATCTGCAGCCACAAGTGAATTCTTAAGGAAACAAGTCATCCAAAAT GTTGCATCAATGATGACTAGAAGTCCTCCaacaaataatcctaataatccacCAACTAACATGATATAA
- the LOC143179999 gene encoding putative Golgi apparatus membrane protein-like protein CG5021 isoform X1: MASASVPLLMDDDTIAFGEEDEAGQNNNKLKHPYVTMFHLAFRIAAIVVYMMCGWFSNSFIASFVTVVLLLSMDFWTVKNITGRLMVGLRWWNYVDDNGNSHWVFESRKGVQQNRINVTEARIFWLALILCPLLWSVFFVGALFSLKFKWLLLVCIAIVLNGANLYGYVKCKMGNDRNISAATSEFLRKQVIQNVASMMTRSPPTNNPNNPPTNMI, from the exons ATGGCGTCTGCGTCG GTTCCTTTGCTAATGGATGACGATACAATTGCTTTTGGGGAGGAGGATGAGGCAGGGCAAAATAACAACAAACTCAA aCATCCCTACGTCACCATGTTTCATTTAGCCTTcagaatagcagcaatagtagtTTATATGATGTGTGGGtggttttcaaatagttttataGCTAGTTTTGTAACTGTTGTATTACTTCTATCTATGGATTTCTGGACTGTTAAAAATATTActggaagactgatggttggccTCAGATGGTGGAATTATGTGGATGATAATGGAAACAGTCATTGGGTGTTTGAATCAAGAAAG GGTGTTCAACAGAACCGCATTAATGTAACAGAAGCTCGCATATTTTGGTTAGctttaatcctctgtccgcttTTGTGGTCAGTGTTCTTTGTAGGAGCTCTGTTTAGCTTAAAATTTAAGTGGTTACTACTTGTGTGTATTGCAATTGTTTTGAATGGTGCAAATCTGTATGGATATGTGAAATGCAAAATGGGAAATGATAGAAACATATCTGCAGCCACAAGTGAATTCTTAAGGAAACAAGTCATCCAAAAT GTTGCATCAATGATGACTAGAAGTCCTCCaacaaataatcctaataatccacCAACTAACATGATATAA
- the LOC143179999 gene encoding putative Golgi apparatus membrane protein-like protein CG5021 isoform X3 translates to MDDDTIAFGEEDEAGQNNNKLKHPYVTMFHLAFRIAAIVVYMMCGWFSNSFIASFVTVVLLLSMDFWTVKNITGRLMVGLRWWNYVDDNGNSHWVFESRKGVQQNRINVTEARIFWLALILCPLLWSVFFVGALFSLKFKWLLLVCIAIVLNGANLYGYVKCKMGNDRNISAATSEFLRKQVIQNVASMMTRSPPTNNPNNPPTNMI, encoded by the exons ATGGATGACGATACAATTGCTTTTGGGGAGGAGGATGAGGCAGGGCAAAATAACAACAAACTCAA aCATCCCTACGTCACCATGTTTCATTTAGCCTTcagaatagcagcaatagtagtTTATATGATGTGTGGGtggttttcaaatagttttataGCTAGTTTTGTAACTGTTGTATTACTTCTATCTATGGATTTCTGGACTGTTAAAAATATTActggaagactgatggttggccTCAGATGGTGGAATTATGTGGATGATAATGGAAACAGTCATTGGGTGTTTGAATCAAGAAAG GGTGTTCAACAGAACCGCATTAATGTAACAGAAGCTCGCATATTTTGGTTAGctttaatcctctgtccgcttTTGTGGTCAGTGTTCTTTGTAGGAGCTCTGTTTAGCTTAAAATTTAAGTGGTTACTACTTGTGTGTATTGCAATTGTTTTGAATGGTGCAAATCTGTATGGATATGTGAAATGCAAAATGGGAAATGATAGAAACATATCTGCAGCCACAAGTGAATTCTTAAGGAAACAAGTCATCCAAAAT GTTGCATCAATGATGACTAGAAGTCCTCCaacaaataatcctaataatccacCAACTAACATGATATAA
- the LOC143179999 gene encoding putative Golgi apparatus membrane protein-like protein CG5021 isoform X2 yields MASASVPLLMDDDTIAFGEEDEAGQNNNKLKHPYVTMFHLAFRIAAIVVYMMCGWFSNSFIASFVTVVLLLSMDFWTVKNITGRLMVGLRWWNYVDDNGNSHWVFESRKNRINVTEARIFWLALILCPLLWSVFFVGALFSLKFKWLLLVCIAIVLNGANLYGYVKCKMGNDRNISAATSEFLRKQVIQNVASMMTRSPPTNNPNNPPTNMI; encoded by the exons ATGGCGTCTGCGTCG GTTCCTTTGCTAATGGATGACGATACAATTGCTTTTGGGGAGGAGGATGAGGCAGGGCAAAATAACAACAAACTCAA aCATCCCTACGTCACCATGTTTCATTTAGCCTTcagaatagcagcaatagtagtTTATATGATGTGTGGGtggttttcaaatagttttataGCTAGTTTTGTAACTGTTGTATTACTTCTATCTATGGATTTCTGGACTGTTAAAAATATTActggaagactgatggttggccTCAGATGGTGGAATTATGTGGATGATAATGGAAACAGTCATTGGGTGTTTGAATCAAGAAAG AACCGCATTAATGTAACAGAAGCTCGCATATTTTGGTTAGctttaatcctctgtccgcttTTGTGGTCAGTGTTCTTTGTAGGAGCTCTGTTTAGCTTAAAATTTAAGTGGTTACTACTTGTGTGTATTGCAATTGTTTTGAATGGTGCAAATCTGTATGGATATGTGAAATGCAAAATGGGAAATGATAGAAACATATCTGCAGCCACAAGTGAATTCTTAAGGAAACAAGTCATCCAAAAT GTTGCATCAATGATGACTAGAAGTCCTCCaacaaataatcctaataatccacCAACTAACATGATATAA
- the Zip48c gene encoding zinc/iron regulated transporter-related protein 48C isoform X3 yields MLKDYSPITQALLGTLFTWALTAAGAAVVIVIRGKQRKLLDTSLGFAAGVMVAASYWSLLAPAIEMAAKSKIYGSEGEYAFVPVGVGFLVGAAFVYGTDALISSLGIQSPNVLLAMQSVGTKQRRKIFEKLKSEEDLNDYDPYNELQISGGNIYTQFESTTIDGFYEQNARRRQIANINRPVEQGEIGAVYEDPNNEQKNNQWKRVLLLVVAITVHNIPEGLAVGVGFAAVGSSTSATFENARNLAIGIGIQNFPEGLAVSLPLQAAGISTLKSFWYGQLSGMVEPLAGVLGAVGVTLAEPALPYALAFAAGAMIYVVIDDIVPEAHQS; encoded by the exons ATGTTAAAGGATTATTCACCGATCACACAGGCGCTCTTAGGAACGTTATTTACATGGGCTCTCACCGCAGCGGGTGCCGCAGTCGTTATTGTGATTCGAGGAAAACAA CGTAAACTGTTGGATACCAGCCTAGGATTCGCGGCTGGAGTGATGGTGGCAGCGAGTTACTGGTCGCTACTGGCACCTGCTATCGAGATGGCGGCAAAGAGCAAAATTTACGGATCGGAAGGCGAATACGCGTTCGTACCGGTCGGAGTTGGGTTTCTCGTAGGCGCGGCTTTTGTTTATGGGACGGACGCGTTGATATCTTCCCTTGGCATTCAGTCCCCCAATGTGCTTTTAGCTATGCAATCAGTCGGTACGAAACAAAGGCGCAAGATCTTTGAAAAACTAAAGAGTGAGGAGGATTTAAACGATTATGATCCGTATAACGAGCTACAGATATCCGGTGGGAATATATATACTCAATTTGAATCGACCACCATCGATG GTTTCTACGAGCAAAATGCCAGGAGACGTcaaattgcaaatataaatagaccagtggaACAAGGAGAAATTGGAGCAGTATATGAAGATCCtaataatgaacagaaaaaCAACCAGTGGAAAAGAGTTTTATTACTTGTTGTTGCTATCACA GTGCACAATATTCCAGAAGGACTCGCCGTTGGAGTTGGATTTGCTGCAGTGGGCAGCAGTACATCAGCAACTTTTGAAAATGCAAG AAATCTCGCCATCGGGATCGGCATTCAAAATTTTCCCGAGGGACTGGCGGTATCTTTGCCGCTTCAAGCGGCTGGAATTAGTACCTTGAAAAGCTTCTGGTACGGACAGCTCTCAGGGATGGTAGAGCCTCTCGCCGGCGTCCTTGGCGCAGTCGGAGTGACGCTTGCTGAACCTGCGCTACCTTATGCACTTGCTTTTGCAGCCGGTGCAATGATCTACGTCGTGATCGACGACATCGTCCCGGAAGCGCATCAAAG
- the Zip48c gene encoding zinc/iron regulated transporter-related protein 48C isoform X4 — protein MLKDYSPITQALLGTLFTWALTAAGAAVVIVIRGKQRKLLDTSLGFAAGVMVAASYWSLLAPAIEMAAKSKIYGSEGEYAFVPVGVGFLVGAAFVYGTDALISSLGIQSPNVLLAMQSVGFYEQNARRRQIANINRPVEQGEIGAVYEDPNNEQKNNQWKRVLLLVVAITVHNIPEGLAVGVGFAAVGSSTSATFENARNLAIGIGIQNFPEGLAVSLPLQAAGISTLKSFWYGQLSGMVEPLAGVLGAVGVTLAEPALPYALAFAAGAMIYVVIDDIVPEAHQSGNGKLASWAAIVGFLVMMSLDVGLG, from the exons ATGTTAAAGGATTATTCACCGATCACACAGGCGCTCTTAGGAACGTTATTTACATGGGCTCTCACCGCAGCGGGTGCCGCAGTCGTTATTGTGATTCGAGGAAAACAA CGTAAACTGTTGGATACCAGCCTAGGATTCGCGGCTGGAGTGATGGTGGCAGCGAGTTACTGGTCGCTACTGGCACCTGCTATCGAGATGGCGGCAAAGAGCAAAATTTACGGATCGGAAGGCGAATACGCGTTCGTACCGGTCGGAGTTGGGTTTCTCGTAGGCGCGGCTTTTGTTTATGGGACGGACGCGTTGATATCTTCCCTTGGCATTCAGTCCCCCAATGTGCTTTTAGCTATGCAATCAGTCG GTTTCTACGAGCAAAATGCCAGGAGACGTcaaattgcaaatataaatagaccagtggaACAAGGAGAAATTGGAGCAGTATATGAAGATCCtaataatgaacagaaaaaCAACCAGTGGAAAAGAGTTTTATTACTTGTTGTTGCTATCACA GTGCACAATATTCCAGAAGGACTCGCCGTTGGAGTTGGATTTGCTGCAGTGGGCAGCAGTACATCAGCAACTTTTGAAAATGCAAG AAATCTCGCCATCGGGATCGGCATTCAAAATTTTCCCGAGGGACTGGCGGTATCTTTGCCGCTTCAAGCGGCTGGAATTAGTACCTTGAAAAGCTTCTGGTACGGACAGCTCTCAGGGATGGTAGAGCCTCTCGCCGGCGTCCTTGGCGCAGTCGGAGTGACGCTTGCTGAACCTGCGCTACCTTATGCACTTGCTTTTGCAGCCGGTGCAATGATCTACGTCGTGATCGACGACATCGTCCCGGAAGCGCATCAAAG TGGGAATGGCAAACTCGCCAGCTGGGCTGCCATCGTTGGCTTCTTGGTAATGATGTCCCTAGACGTGGGACTAGGGTAA
- the Zip48c gene encoding zinc/iron regulated transporter-related protein 48C isoform X2, producing the protein MLKDYSPITQALLGTLFTWALTAAGAAVVIVIRGKQRKLLDTSLGFAAGVMVAASYWSLLAPAIEMAAKSKIYGSEGEYAFVPVGVGFLVGAAFVYGTDALISSLGIQSPNVLLAMQSVGTKQRRKIFEKLKSEEDLNDYDPYNELQISGGNIYTQFESTTIDGFYEQNARRRQIANINRPVEQGEIGAVYEDPNNEQKNNQWKRVLLLVVAITVHNIPEGLAVGVGFAAVGSSTSATFENARNLAIGIGIQNFPEGLAVSLPLQAAGISTLKSFWYGQLSGMVEPLAGVLGAVGVTLAEPALPYALAFAAGAMIYVVIDDIVPEAHQRRHPNRGK; encoded by the exons ATGTTAAAGGATTATTCACCGATCACACAGGCGCTCTTAGGAACGTTATTTACATGGGCTCTCACCGCAGCGGGTGCCGCAGTCGTTATTGTGATTCGAGGAAAACAA CGTAAACTGTTGGATACCAGCCTAGGATTCGCGGCTGGAGTGATGGTGGCAGCGAGTTACTGGTCGCTACTGGCACCTGCTATCGAGATGGCGGCAAAGAGCAAAATTTACGGATCGGAAGGCGAATACGCGTTCGTACCGGTCGGAGTTGGGTTTCTCGTAGGCGCGGCTTTTGTTTATGGGACGGACGCGTTGATATCTTCCCTTGGCATTCAGTCCCCCAATGTGCTTTTAGCTATGCAATCAGTCGGTACGAAACAAAGGCGCAAGATCTTTGAAAAACTAAAGAGTGAGGAGGATTTAAACGATTATGATCCGTATAACGAGCTACAGATATCCGGTGGGAATATATATACTCAATTTGAATCGACCACCATCGATG GTTTCTACGAGCAAAATGCCAGGAGACGTcaaattgcaaatataaatagaccagtggaACAAGGAGAAATTGGAGCAGTATATGAAGATCCtaataatgaacagaaaaaCAACCAGTGGAAAAGAGTTTTATTACTTGTTGTTGCTATCACA GTGCACAATATTCCAGAAGGACTCGCCGTTGGAGTTGGATTTGCTGCAGTGGGCAGCAGTACATCAGCAACTTTTGAAAATGCAAG AAATCTCGCCATCGGGATCGGCATTCAAAATTTTCCCGAGGGACTGGCGGTATCTTTGCCGCTTCAAGCGGCTGGAATTAGTACCTTGAAAAGCTTCTGGTACGGACAGCTCTCAGGGATGGTAGAGCCTCTCGCCGGCGTCCTTGGCGCAGTCGGAGTGACGCTTGCTGAACCTGCGCTACCTTATGCACTTGCTTTTGCAGCCGGTGCAATGATCTACGTCGTGATCGACGACATCGTCCCGGAAGCGCATCAAAG GCGACATCCCAACCGAGGGAAATGA
- the Zip48c gene encoding zinc/iron regulated transporter-related protein 48C isoform X1, with protein sequence MLKDYSPITQALLGTLFTWALTAAGAAVVIVIRGKQRKLLDTSLGFAAGVMVAASYWSLLAPAIEMAAKSKIYGSEGEYAFVPVGVGFLVGAAFVYGTDALISSLGIQSPNVLLAMQSVGTKQRRKIFEKLKSEEDLNDYDPYNELQISGGNIYTQFESTTIDGFYEQNARRRQIANINRPVEQGEIGAVYEDPNNEQKNNQWKRVLLLVVAITVHNIPEGLAVGVGFAAVGSSTSATFENARNLAIGIGIQNFPEGLAVSLPLQAAGISTLKSFWYGQLSGMVEPLAGVLGAVGVTLAEPALPYALAFAAGAMIYVVIDDIVPEAHQSGNGKLASWAAIVGFLVMMSLDVGLG encoded by the exons ATGTTAAAGGATTATTCACCGATCACACAGGCGCTCTTAGGAACGTTATTTACATGGGCTCTCACCGCAGCGGGTGCCGCAGTCGTTATTGTGATTCGAGGAAAACAA CGTAAACTGTTGGATACCAGCCTAGGATTCGCGGCTGGAGTGATGGTGGCAGCGAGTTACTGGTCGCTACTGGCACCTGCTATCGAGATGGCGGCAAAGAGCAAAATTTACGGATCGGAAGGCGAATACGCGTTCGTACCGGTCGGAGTTGGGTTTCTCGTAGGCGCGGCTTTTGTTTATGGGACGGACGCGTTGATATCTTCCCTTGGCATTCAGTCCCCCAATGTGCTTTTAGCTATGCAATCAGTCGGTACGAAACAAAGGCGCAAGATCTTTGAAAAACTAAAGAGTGAGGAGGATTTAAACGATTATGATCCGTATAACGAGCTACAGATATCCGGTGGGAATATATATACTCAATTTGAATCGACCACCATCGATG GTTTCTACGAGCAAAATGCCAGGAGACGTcaaattgcaaatataaatagaccagtggaACAAGGAGAAATTGGAGCAGTATATGAAGATCCtaataatgaacagaaaaaCAACCAGTGGAAAAGAGTTTTATTACTTGTTGTTGCTATCACA GTGCACAATATTCCAGAAGGACTCGCCGTTGGAGTTGGATTTGCTGCAGTGGGCAGCAGTACATCAGCAACTTTTGAAAATGCAAG AAATCTCGCCATCGGGATCGGCATTCAAAATTTTCCCGAGGGACTGGCGGTATCTTTGCCGCTTCAAGCGGCTGGAATTAGTACCTTGAAAAGCTTCTGGTACGGACAGCTCTCAGGGATGGTAGAGCCTCTCGCCGGCGTCCTTGGCGCAGTCGGAGTGACGCTTGCTGAACCTGCGCTACCTTATGCACTTGCTTTTGCAGCCGGTGCAATGATCTACGTCGTGATCGACGACATCGTCCCGGAAGCGCATCAAAG TGGGAATGGCAAACTCGCCAGCTGGGCTGCCATCGTTGGCTTCTTGGTAATGATGTCCCTAGACGTGGGACTAGGGTAA